In a genomic window of Jaculus jaculus isolate mJacJac1 chromosome 8, mJacJac1.mat.Y.cur, whole genome shotgun sequence:
- the LOC101617043 gene encoding LOW QUALITY PROTEIN: NEDD4-binding protein 2-like 2 (The sequence of the model RefSeq protein was modified relative to this genomic sequence to represent the inferred CDS: inserted 2 bases in 1 codon; deleted 1 base in 1 codon) has product MPYSEVEAKFLGPGEKLTSEPCYKKLKSTADARVFPHHGGPDIHRIQEKTGNSWVPMTVTDVRGCSSQEDSKRTSEFLNPTHDEVPGDRPDVIEAVDSKVLRDGNPPLICSNDDXYSTSKAFIGPIYNPPPPRRKSNKRKNETDTLNSTNGKGRREEKQTFNSKKSELGTELSQFYKEIEELENEKDASQDTCKEPEPAQEQVIPQYQGYNDVLSSDAGSGYQQYFENEPGKYPCVEPPIPTFCDFSFPPFRPEWPSVRPFIIPHVPPPSLNYHLNIQRFSAPPHPPPNIFHAQDDSRMQNGCCVNSYLDNRNCLTFDHSNEYSNYTENSSSAHPSRNGHSVQDAYVTNGFCEIREGYWKDPFLDKHNGTDGFVNQQLQEEKLNKLQKLLILLRGLPGSGKTTLSRILLGQSRDGIVFSTDDYFHHQDGYRYNVNQLGDTHDWNQNRAKQAINQGRSPVIIDNTNTQAWEMKPYVEMAIGKGYRVEFHEPETWWKFDPEELEKRNKHGVSRKKIAQMLDRYEYHVSISIVMNSVEPTEKNSQRPLPLPGPQKWGGSLDSHNQVCVTSNH; this is encoded by the exons atgCCTTATAGTGAAGTTGAAGCTAAgttcttgggacctggagaaaaaCTCACAAGTGAACCATGCTATAAAAAGCTGAAGTCAACTGCAGATGCCCGTGTTTTCCCCCATCATGGTGGTCCAGATATCCACAGAATCCAAGAGAAAACTGGAAATAGTTGGGTCCCCATGACTGTCACTGATGTCAGAGGATGTAGTTCACAGGAGGACAGTAAGAGAACTTCAGAATTCCTAAACCCTACTCATGATGAGGTGCCTGGCGATAGACCAGATGTTATTGAAGCTGTTGATTCAAAAGTGTTACGGGATGGAAACCCTCCATTAATATGCAGCAATGATGA ATATAGTACAAGTAAGGCATTCATAGGACCCATTTACAACCCCCCTCCCCCGCGGAGA AAGAGTAATAAAAGGAAGAACGAAACAGACACTCTCAATAGTACCAATGGCAAAGGAAGACGGGAGGAGAAACAGACATTTAACTCAAAAAA atcagagcttgGCACAGAATTATCCCAGTTTTATAAAGAAATTGAAGAGcttgaaaatgaaaaagatgCTTCACAAGACACCTGCAAGGAGCCGGAGCCTGCTCAGGAACAAGTCATTCCACAGTATCAGGGCTATAATGATGTCCTGAGCTCTGATGCAGGAAGTGGCTATCAACAGTACTTTGAGAATGAGCCAGGCAAATACCCCTGCGTTGAACCACCAATACCCACGTTCTGTGATTTTTCATTTCCTCCCTTCAGACCCGAATGGCCGTCAGTGCGTCCTTTTATCATACCCCATGTTCCTCCTCCCAGTTTGAACTATCATCTAAATATTCAAAGATTCAGTGCTCCACCACATCCACCACCAAACATTTTTCATGCCCAAGATGACTCTCGGATGCAAAATGGGTGTTGTGTAAATAGTTACCTGGATAACAGGAATTGTTTGActtttgatcacagcaatgaaTACAGTAACTATACTGAGAATAGCAGTAGTGCACATCCCTCTAGAAATGGCCACAGTGTGCAGGATGCATATGTAACCAATGGTTTCTGTGAAATCAGAGAAGGATATTGGAAAGATCCTTTCTTGGACAAACATAATGGAACAGATGGGTTTGTGAACCAGCAGCTTCAGGaggaaaagttaaataaattgCAGAAGTTACTTATTCTTTTGCGAGGTCTGCCTGGTTCTGGGAAAACAACGTTGTCTCGAATTCTGCTTGGTCAGAGTCGTGATGGCATTGTGTTCAGCACTGATGACTATTTTCACCATCAAGATGGGTACAGGTATAATGTTAATCAACTTGGTGATACCCATGACTGGAACCAGAACAGAGCGAAACAGGCTATCAATCAGGGGAGATCTCCAGTTATAATTGACAATACTAATACACAAGCTTGGGAAATGAAACCATATGTGGAAATGGCTATAGGAAAAGGATACAGAGTAGAGTTTCATGAACCTGAAACTTGGTGGAAATTTGATCCTGAAGAATTAGAAAAGAGGAATAAGCACGGTGTGTCTCGGAAGAAGATTGCTCAGATGCTGGATCGCTATGAGTACCATGTGTCCATCTCCATTGTCATGAACTCAGTGGAACCCACAGAGAAAAACTCACAAAGACCCCTTCCTCTACCAGGGCCACAGAAGTGGGGCGGCTCTCTAGACTCACATAATCAAGTCTGTGTCACAAGTAATCATTAA